The Dermacentor albipictus isolate Rhodes 1998 colony chromosome 2, USDA_Dalb.pri_finalv2, whole genome shotgun sequence genome has a segment encoding these proteins:
- the LOC135910911 gene encoding uncharacterized protein isoform X2: MAAAAAALAAAWPWRLARADCPAAECHDEEVSVALPIIGLLLGCALSLGFCHLAIRLWMRRRESAFLRAAAPPVALLRPQPPRLCDSDPVLSGAMPGAPPSPPRYCDA, translated from the coding sequence atggcggccgccgccgccgcgctaGCCGCCGCCTGGCCGTGGCGGCTGGCGCGGGCCGACTGCCCGGCCGCCGAGTGCCACGACGAGGAGGTCAGCGTGGCGCTGCCCATCATCGGGCTGCTGCTGGGGTGCGCCCTGTCGCTGGGCTTCTGCCACCTGGCCATCCGGCTGTGGATGAGGCGGCGCGAGAGCGCCTTCCTGCGCGCCGCCGCCCCGCCCGTCGCCCTGCTGCGGCCCCAGCCTCCCCGACTGTGCGACTCGGACCCCGTGCTGTCGGGCGCCATGCCCGgcgcgccgccgtcgccgccgcgctACTGCGACGCCTGA
- the LOC135910911 gene encoding uncharacterized protein isoform X1: MATMEGATTPEESSVPGQWYASEGGRYVPLEKSGQKTAKQRARQRQAGRKMAAKSIERQHTRIPDGAEKIVLRPRGGLVKLTKYGTAYLTDVIKMSAGINSREGKEGKITPNMKQHSVLVITTSAERKLKYASVKHLMFDGEQVETFAYVATPEHCRKGVIHGVPVGYSIEEILYRLDRKDNPEIRGVRRLGKDSQSIFILFKEKEVPRWIYLNGAPHRCQLYRKKYEVCVACGRLGHRADVCPDPTNVKCRGCGLENPSSDHRCELKCQLCGRGHALGDPKCRELFRTPYEVKKRQWEKMKQATTTGGGHQSRQREPKGGKDFKFREDSFQKLEANQSRPSPPPKGRSRSRARSQSRGRSSSRDPANPWRRGRSKERKGVNFAGKVSQESNQRDKRDEEIEKIKKMVEKLTGIVDSQRSEIQNLKKSQRQATPPQQQPIRQMTPPPPQRHVNSRKERIKWSQRRPSRHQRNAKFKTPTLFRL; this comes from the coding sequence ATGGCTACTATGGAAGGAGCGACTACACCCGAGGAATCTTCGGTTCCAGGACAATGGTACGCTAGCGAAGGAGGAAGGTACGTGCCGCTAGAGAAGAGCGGACAGAAAACTGCGAAACAGCGAGCCCGGCAGAGGCAAGCAGGCAGGAAAATGGCGGCCAAGTCGATCGAGCGTCAGCATACGCGCATTCCAGACGGCGCCGAGAAAATTGTTCTCCGACCACGTGGCGGCTTAGTTAAGCTTACCAAATATGGAACAGCATATCTGACTGACGTCATCAAAATGTCGGCGGGGATTAACTCACGCGAAGGGAAGGAGGGTAAAATAACTCCAAATATGAAGCAGCACTCCGTTCTCGTCATCACTACGAGTGCGGAGAGGAAGCTGAAGTACGCGAGCGTGAAACACCTCATGTTCGACGGTGAACAAGTGGAGACGTTCGCCTACGTGGCCACCCCCGAGCACTGCAGAAAGGGAGTCATCCACGGGGTTCCAGTCGGATActccatcgaagaaattctgtacCGCCTAGACCGCAAGGATAACCCCGAGATTCGAGGCGTCCGCAGGCTGGGCAAAGATTCACAGTCGATCTTTATTCTCTTCAAGGAGAAAGAAGTGCCAAGGTGGATTTACCTCAACGGGGCACCGCACAGATGCCAGCTGTACCGCAAAAAATACGAAGTGTGTGTCGCTTGTGGCCGACTCGGGCATCGCGCTGACGTGTGCCCGGACCCGACGAACGTCAAGTGCCGCGGCTGCGGCCTCGAGAACCCGTCAAGTGACCACAGGTGTGAGCTGAAATGCCAGCTGTGCGGCAGAGGCCACGCCCTAGGAGATCCCAAGTGCCGAGAActcttccgcactccctacgaagTTAAAAAGCGACAGTGGGAGAAGATGAAACAAGCAACGACGACTGGTGGGGGACATCAGAGTCGACAACGCGAACCCAAAGGGGGAAAAGATTTCAAGTTCCGCGAGGactctttccaaaaactggaagcAAATCAGAGCAGACCATCGCCGCCGCCCAAAGGACGCTCCCGTTCCCGTGCCAGGAGCCAGTCCAGGGGACGCTCGAGCTCAAGGGACCCTGCCAACCCATGGAGACGAGGTAGGAGCAAGGAGCGTAAGGGTGTGAATTTCGCAGGCAAGGTCTCCCAGGAAAGTAATCAGAGGGATAAACGGGACGAGGAAattgagaaaataaagaaaatggtcgaaaaattaacggggatagtcgattcgcaacggtccgaaatccaaaacttaaagaaatcacagaggcaggcaacccctcctcaacaacaacccattagacagatgacccccccccccccccagcggcacgtcaacagccgcaaggagaggataaaatggtcacagaggcgtccctcccgccaccaacgaaacgcaaaattcaagacgccgaccctattcaggctatag